The following are from one region of the Salmo salar chromosome ssa27, Ssal_v3.1, whole genome shotgun sequence genome:
- the LOC106588466 gene encoding asialoglycoprotein receptor 1 isoform X3, which produces MSEGIVYADVKFKKQQRTEGKDGATASTANDATYSEISIPNAGHNQPSTNTNAGDPDSQEGSKVKPGGYDPVKVVLVTLCFLLMGTVIGLVFLYISNLPTENTELQILQAAYTRNLTDLMIKNRELQELQVKIKDLQEKERAVRQQMEELRKQKTAPSCPTNAGNKDCPKPMNCAKDWEYYEGKCYYFSPDELTWAQSRDECITRGGHLVIIRSLEEQKFLDQKTGTKITTEPEDKFWIGLTDSINENEWLWVDNSSLSTSFWLGNREPDNWKGNHGEYPDGEDCVRMGEPGGIKDGRSWLDFNCNRTQRRICETKSPL; this is translated from the exons ATGTCTGAAGGAATAGTCTACGCTGATGTGAAGTTCAAAAAGCAACAAAGGACTGAAGGAAAAGATGGTG CAACAGCATCCACAGCGAATGACGCCACGTACTCTGAAATCTCAATTCCCAACGCCGGACACAACCAGCCATCTACCAACActaatg ctgGTGACCCTGATTCTCAGGAGGGGTCAAAGGTCAAACCAGGTGGATATGACCCTGTCAAAGTGGTCCTGGTGACTCTCTGTTTTCTTCTGATGGGGACAGTCATTGGACTTGTGTTCCTGT ATATCAGCAACCTGCCAACCGAAAACACAGAGCTCCAAATTCTGCAAGCGGCTTACACTCGAAATCTTACAG ATTTAATGATCAAAAACAGAGAGCTTCAAGAACTGCAAGTCAAAATCAAAGATCTTCAGGAGAAGGAACGTGCAG TTCGGCAACAAATGGAAGAACTGAGAAAGCAGAAAACTGCACCCTCTTGCCCTACAAACGCAG GGAATAAAGACTGTCCTAAACCTATGAACTGTGCTAAAGACTGGGAGTATTATGAGGGGAAGTGCTATTACTTCTCCCCTGATGAACTGACCTGGGCTCAGAGTCGGGATGAGTGTATCACCAGGGGGGGACACCTTGTCATCATAAGGAGCCTAGAGGAGCAG AAATTCTTGGATCAGAAAACTGGTACAAAAATAACTACGGAGCCTGAGGACAAGTTCTGGATTGGGCTGACGGACAGTATAAACGAGAATGAGTGGTTATGGGTGGACAATTCATCTCTAAGCACAAG CTTCTGGCTTGGTAACCGTGAGCCTGATAACTGGAAAGGAAATCATGGAGAATATCCCGACGGTGAAGACTGTGTTAGAATGGGGGAACCGGGTGGTATTAAAGACGGCAGGAGTTGGTTGGATTTCAACTGTAATAGGACTCAAAGAAGAATATGTGAGACAAAATCCCCCTTGTGA
- the LOC106588466 gene encoding asialoglycoprotein receptor 1 isoform X1, with the protein MSEGIVYADVKFKKQQRTEGKDGATASTANDATYSEISIPNAGHNQPSTNTNERAAGDPDSQEGSKVKPGGYDPVKVVLVTLCFLLMGTVIGLVFLYISNLPTENTELQILQAAYTRNLTDLMIKNRELQELQVKIKDLQEKERAVRQQMEELRKQKTAPSCPTNAGNKDCPKPMNCAKDWEYYEGKCYYFSPDELTWAQSRDECITRGGHLVIIRSLEEQKFLDQKTGTKITTEPEDKFWIGLTDSINENEWLWVDNSSLSTSFWLGNREPDNWKGNHGEYPDGEDCVRMGEPGGIKDGRSWLDFNCNRTQRRICETKSPL; encoded by the exons ATGTCTGAAGGAATAGTCTACGCTGATGTGAAGTTCAAAAAGCAACAAAGGACTGAAGGAAAAGATGGTG CAACAGCATCCACAGCGAATGACGCCACGTACTCTGAAATCTCAATTCCCAACGCCGGACACAACCAGCCATCTACCAACActaatg aaagagcag ctgGTGACCCTGATTCTCAGGAGGGGTCAAAGGTCAAACCAGGTGGATATGACCCTGTCAAAGTGGTCCTGGTGACTCTCTGTTTTCTTCTGATGGGGACAGTCATTGGACTTGTGTTCCTGT ATATCAGCAACCTGCCAACCGAAAACACAGAGCTCCAAATTCTGCAAGCGGCTTACACTCGAAATCTTACAG ATTTAATGATCAAAAACAGAGAGCTTCAAGAACTGCAAGTCAAAATCAAAGATCTTCAGGAGAAGGAACGTGCAG TTCGGCAACAAATGGAAGAACTGAGAAAGCAGAAAACTGCACCCTCTTGCCCTACAAACGCAG GGAATAAAGACTGTCCTAAACCTATGAACTGTGCTAAAGACTGGGAGTATTATGAGGGGAAGTGCTATTACTTCTCCCCTGATGAACTGACCTGGGCTCAGAGTCGGGATGAGTGTATCACCAGGGGGGGACACCTTGTCATCATAAGGAGCCTAGAGGAGCAG AAATTCTTGGATCAGAAAACTGGTACAAAAATAACTACGGAGCCTGAGGACAAGTTCTGGATTGGGCTGACGGACAGTATAAACGAGAATGAGTGGTTATGGGTGGACAATTCATCTCTAAGCACAAG CTTCTGGCTTGGTAACCGTGAGCCTGATAACTGGAAAGGAAATCATGGAGAATATCCCGACGGTGAAGACTGTGTTAGAATGGGGGAACCGGGTGGTATTAAAGACGGCAGGAGTTGGTTGGATTTCAACTGTAATAGGACTCAAAGAAGAATATGTGAGACAAAATCCCCCTTGTGA
- the LOC106588466 gene encoding asialoglycoprotein receptor 1 isoform X5: protein MSEGIVYADVKFKKQQRTEGKDGAGDPDSQEGSKVKPGGYDPVKVVLVTLCFLLMGTVIGLVFLYISNLPTENTELQILQAAYTRNLTDLMIKNRELQELQVKIKDLQEKERAVRQQMEELRKQKTAPSCPTNAGNKDCPKPMNCAKDWEYYEGKCYYFSPDELTWAQSRDECITRGGHLVIIRSLEEQKFLDQKTGTKITTEPEDKFWIGLTDSINENEWLWVDNSSLSTSFWLGNREPDNWKGNHGEYPDGEDCVRMGEPGGIKDGRSWLDFNCNRTQRRICETKSPL, encoded by the exons ATGTCTGAAGGAATAGTCTACGCTGATGTGAAGTTCAAAAAGCAACAAAGGACTGAAGGAAAAGATGGTG ctgGTGACCCTGATTCTCAGGAGGGGTCAAAGGTCAAACCAGGTGGATATGACCCTGTCAAAGTGGTCCTGGTGACTCTCTGTTTTCTTCTGATGGGGACAGTCATTGGACTTGTGTTCCTGT ATATCAGCAACCTGCCAACCGAAAACACAGAGCTCCAAATTCTGCAAGCGGCTTACACTCGAAATCTTACAG ATTTAATGATCAAAAACAGAGAGCTTCAAGAACTGCAAGTCAAAATCAAAGATCTTCAGGAGAAGGAACGTGCAG TTCGGCAACAAATGGAAGAACTGAGAAAGCAGAAAACTGCACCCTCTTGCCCTACAAACGCAG GGAATAAAGACTGTCCTAAACCTATGAACTGTGCTAAAGACTGGGAGTATTATGAGGGGAAGTGCTATTACTTCTCCCCTGATGAACTGACCTGGGCTCAGAGTCGGGATGAGTGTATCACCAGGGGGGGACACCTTGTCATCATAAGGAGCCTAGAGGAGCAG AAATTCTTGGATCAGAAAACTGGTACAAAAATAACTACGGAGCCTGAGGACAAGTTCTGGATTGGGCTGACGGACAGTATAAACGAGAATGAGTGGTTATGGGTGGACAATTCATCTCTAAGCACAAG CTTCTGGCTTGGTAACCGTGAGCCTGATAACTGGAAAGGAAATCATGGAGAATATCCCGACGGTGAAGACTGTGTTAGAATGGGGGAACCGGGTGGTATTAAAGACGGCAGGAGTTGGTTGGATTTCAACTGTAATAGGACTCAAAGAAGAATATGTGAGACAAAATCCCCCTTGTGA
- the LOC106588466 gene encoding asialoglycoprotein receptor 1 isoform X4, translating into MSEGIVYADVKFKKQQRTEGKDGASTANDATYSEISIPNAGHNQPSTNTNAGDPDSQEGSKVKPGGYDPVKVVLVTLCFLLMGTVIGLVFLYISNLPTENTELQILQAAYTRNLTDLMIKNRELQELQVKIKDLQEKERAVRQQMEELRKQKTAPSCPTNAGNKDCPKPMNCAKDWEYYEGKCYYFSPDELTWAQSRDECITRGGHLVIIRSLEEQKFLDQKTGTKITTEPEDKFWIGLTDSINENEWLWVDNSSLSTSFWLGNREPDNWKGNHGEYPDGEDCVRMGEPGGIKDGRSWLDFNCNRTQRRICETKSPL; encoded by the exons ATGTCTGAAGGAATAGTCTACGCTGATGTGAAGTTCAAAAAGCAACAAAGGACTGAAGGAAAAGATGGTG CATCCACAGCGAATGACGCCACGTACTCTGAAATCTCAATTCCCAACGCCGGACACAACCAGCCATCTACCAACActaatg ctgGTGACCCTGATTCTCAGGAGGGGTCAAAGGTCAAACCAGGTGGATATGACCCTGTCAAAGTGGTCCTGGTGACTCTCTGTTTTCTTCTGATGGGGACAGTCATTGGACTTGTGTTCCTGT ATATCAGCAACCTGCCAACCGAAAACACAGAGCTCCAAATTCTGCAAGCGGCTTACACTCGAAATCTTACAG ATTTAATGATCAAAAACAGAGAGCTTCAAGAACTGCAAGTCAAAATCAAAGATCTTCAGGAGAAGGAACGTGCAG TTCGGCAACAAATGGAAGAACTGAGAAAGCAGAAAACTGCACCCTCTTGCCCTACAAACGCAG GGAATAAAGACTGTCCTAAACCTATGAACTGTGCTAAAGACTGGGAGTATTATGAGGGGAAGTGCTATTACTTCTCCCCTGATGAACTGACCTGGGCTCAGAGTCGGGATGAGTGTATCACCAGGGGGGGACACCTTGTCATCATAAGGAGCCTAGAGGAGCAG AAATTCTTGGATCAGAAAACTGGTACAAAAATAACTACGGAGCCTGAGGACAAGTTCTGGATTGGGCTGACGGACAGTATAAACGAGAATGAGTGGTTATGGGTGGACAATTCATCTCTAAGCACAAG CTTCTGGCTTGGTAACCGTGAGCCTGATAACTGGAAAGGAAATCATGGAGAATATCCCGACGGTGAAGACTGTGTTAGAATGGGGGAACCGGGTGGTATTAAAGACGGCAGGAGTTGGTTGGATTTCAACTGTAATAGGACTCAAAGAAGAATATGTGAGACAAAATCCCCCTTGTGA
- the LOC106588466 gene encoding asialoglycoprotein receptor 1 isoform X2 — protein MSEGIVYADVKFKKQQRTEGKDGASTANDATYSEISIPNAGHNQPSTNTNERAAGDPDSQEGSKVKPGGYDPVKVVLVTLCFLLMGTVIGLVFLYISNLPTENTELQILQAAYTRNLTDLMIKNRELQELQVKIKDLQEKERAVRQQMEELRKQKTAPSCPTNAGNKDCPKPMNCAKDWEYYEGKCYYFSPDELTWAQSRDECITRGGHLVIIRSLEEQKFLDQKTGTKITTEPEDKFWIGLTDSINENEWLWVDNSSLSTSFWLGNREPDNWKGNHGEYPDGEDCVRMGEPGGIKDGRSWLDFNCNRTQRRICETKSPL, from the exons ATGTCTGAAGGAATAGTCTACGCTGATGTGAAGTTCAAAAAGCAACAAAGGACTGAAGGAAAAGATGGTG CATCCACAGCGAATGACGCCACGTACTCTGAAATCTCAATTCCCAACGCCGGACACAACCAGCCATCTACCAACActaatg aaagagcag ctgGTGACCCTGATTCTCAGGAGGGGTCAAAGGTCAAACCAGGTGGATATGACCCTGTCAAAGTGGTCCTGGTGACTCTCTGTTTTCTTCTGATGGGGACAGTCATTGGACTTGTGTTCCTGT ATATCAGCAACCTGCCAACCGAAAACACAGAGCTCCAAATTCTGCAAGCGGCTTACACTCGAAATCTTACAG ATTTAATGATCAAAAACAGAGAGCTTCAAGAACTGCAAGTCAAAATCAAAGATCTTCAGGAGAAGGAACGTGCAG TTCGGCAACAAATGGAAGAACTGAGAAAGCAGAAAACTGCACCCTCTTGCCCTACAAACGCAG GGAATAAAGACTGTCCTAAACCTATGAACTGTGCTAAAGACTGGGAGTATTATGAGGGGAAGTGCTATTACTTCTCCCCTGATGAACTGACCTGGGCTCAGAGTCGGGATGAGTGTATCACCAGGGGGGGACACCTTGTCATCATAAGGAGCCTAGAGGAGCAG AAATTCTTGGATCAGAAAACTGGTACAAAAATAACTACGGAGCCTGAGGACAAGTTCTGGATTGGGCTGACGGACAGTATAAACGAGAATGAGTGGTTATGGGTGGACAATTCATCTCTAAGCACAAG CTTCTGGCTTGGTAACCGTGAGCCTGATAACTGGAAAGGAAATCATGGAGAATATCCCGACGGTGAAGACTGTGTTAGAATGGGGGAACCGGGTGGTATTAAAGACGGCAGGAGTTGGTTGGATTTCAACTGTAATAGGACTCAAAGAAGAATATGTGAGACAAAATCCCCCTTGTGA